A genomic segment from Polyangium mundeleinium encodes:
- a CDS encoding tetratricopeptide repeat protein, with protein MGHFLIGDADFEYRSFATFPLLEHVLGVGRMFCAPRFELVDAEGEPIHDEDAFLAELGESAPELFLPYGEDLVSLPSTADLDLVLGHLLARVRQADERIRALRSSGQEGARVRWSLPFVWELRKDEWGALLATIQAALPEGTSLSLEFLQAEETEGLLDRLFDEETRLGQLRDALSETHGFGLAALAFAVAHDMPTFTVEDEPVFYEFDEEGEARRFMNRLESTVLAAPEETRIEQVNVHADSALQALEEERIADALADARQARSWTWGVRDAAAIAAAYRASATAWLEAGELDRAITDASWTIYLEPDADAFDTRGIARHLGGDVEGAIADYTASLELAPEAARVLSNRAEAFFDQGNDEACLADAERSMALDPEYATAFVWRGRALLRMGRAEEARADAERGAALGDAALLDELQGAPVQG; from the coding sequence ATGGGCCATTTCCTCATCGGTGACGCGGATTTCGAGTACCGGAGCTTCGCGACGTTCCCGCTCCTCGAGCACGTCCTCGGGGTCGGGCGGATGTTCTGCGCGCCGCGCTTCGAGCTCGTCGACGCGGAGGGCGAGCCGATCCACGACGAAGACGCGTTCCTCGCAGAACTCGGCGAATCCGCGCCCGAGCTCTTTTTGCCGTACGGCGAGGACCTCGTCAGCCTGCCCTCCACCGCGGATCTCGACCTCGTCCTCGGGCACCTGCTCGCCCGCGTCAGGCAAGCGGACGAACGAATCCGCGCCCTGCGAAGCAGCGGGCAGGAAGGCGCGCGCGTGCGCTGGTCCCTCCCCTTCGTGTGGGAGTTGCGCAAAGACGAGTGGGGCGCGCTGCTCGCGACGATCCAGGCGGCCCTGCCCGAGGGGACATCGCTCTCGCTCGAATTTTTGCAGGCCGAGGAGACGGAAGGGCTCTTGGATCGGCTCTTCGATGAGGAGACGCGGCTCGGGCAGCTCCGGGATGCCTTGTCGGAGACGCACGGCTTCGGCCTCGCGGCGCTGGCGTTCGCGGTCGCGCACGACATGCCGACGTTCACGGTCGAGGACGAACCGGTGTTTTACGAGTTCGACGAGGAAGGCGAGGCCCGGCGATTCATGAACCGGCTCGAATCGACGGTGCTCGCGGCGCCGGAGGAGACGCGGATCGAGCAGGTGAACGTGCACGCGGATTCGGCGCTGCAGGCGCTCGAAGAGGAGCGGATCGCGGACGCGCTCGCGGACGCGCGGCAGGCGCGGTCGTGGACGTGGGGCGTGCGGGACGCGGCGGCGATCGCGGCGGCGTATCGCGCGAGCGCGACGGCGTGGCTCGAAGCGGGGGAGCTCGATCGCGCGATCACGGACGCGTCATGGACGATTTACCTGGAGCCGGACGCGGACGCGTTCGATACCCGCGGGATCGCGCGGCACCTCGGGGGCGATGTAGAGGGGGCGATCGCCGATTACACGGCCTCGCTGGAGCTCGCGCCGGAAGCAGCACGGGTGCTGTCGAATCGGGCCGAGGCGTTTTTCGATCAGGGGAACGACGAGGCGTGCCTCGCGGACGCGGAGCGCTCGATGGCGCTGGATCCCGAATATGCGACGGCGTTCGTCTGGCGAGGGCGGGCGCTTTTGCGGATGGGGCGCGCGGAGGAGGCGAGAGCGGACGCGGAGCGCGGGGCGGCGCTGGGGGATGCGGCACTGCTCGACGAGCTTCAGGGAGCGCCGGTCCAGGGGTAG
- the hisS gene encoding histidine--tRNA ligase codes for MELRAVKGMNDILPDEAARWQRLEQAFREHVARYGYDEVRTPILEHTALFSRQIGETTDVVEKEMYSFARHGDELTVRPEGTAGAARAYVEHKVHTKEPVSRWSYLGPMFRGERPAKGRYRQFYQAGCELYGDAGPLADAEMIEMILSLLNRGLGIGNIEVRLNSLGASGTRARYRDALVAHFTPMKDKLSEDSQRRLEKNPLRILDSKDPRDREASKGAPSILELLDEADAAHFAGVRRHLDALDVRYIVDPTLVRGLDYYTRTLFEFVTTSGDLGAQSTVVGGGRYDNMIEGLGGPSVPAIGFAMGIERLLTLMPAEAPRERPAIYIAPLSDTCTSRALVLGRDLRARGVRVEVDGRGGRLKAMLRRADALGAKLCVILGDGELERGVASVKDLAGHKQDEVPLADAADVLAARARAEASPPPGEAR; via the coding sequence ATGGAACTTCGCGCGGTCAAGGGGATGAACGACATCCTGCCGGACGAGGCGGCGCGCTGGCAGCGCCTCGAGCAGGCGTTCCGCGAGCACGTCGCTCGGTACGGCTACGACGAGGTGCGCACGCCGATCCTCGAACACACCGCGCTTTTCTCGCGGCAGATCGGCGAGACGACCGACGTCGTGGAGAAAGAGATGTACTCGTTCGCGCGGCACGGCGACGAGCTCACCGTGCGCCCCGAAGGCACGGCCGGCGCGGCGCGTGCGTACGTCGAGCACAAAGTCCACACGAAGGAGCCCGTCTCGCGCTGGTCCTACCTCGGCCCGATGTTCCGCGGCGAACGGCCGGCGAAGGGTCGCTACCGGCAGTTTTACCAGGCGGGATGCGAGCTCTACGGCGACGCAGGTCCCCTCGCCGACGCCGAGATGATCGAGATGATCCTCTCGCTCCTCAACCGAGGGCTCGGCATCGGCAACATCGAGGTGCGGCTGAACTCGCTCGGCGCGTCGGGCACACGCGCGCGGTATCGCGACGCGCTCGTCGCGCACTTCACGCCGATGAAGGACAAGCTCTCCGAGGACTCGCAACGCAGGTTGGAGAAGAATCCGCTGCGCATCCTCGACTCGAAGGATCCGCGCGACCGCGAGGCCTCGAAGGGCGCGCCCTCGATCCTCGAATTGCTCGACGAGGCCGACGCTGCGCACTTCGCGGGCGTGCGCCGTCACCTCGACGCGCTCGACGTGCGGTACATCGTGGATCCCACGCTCGTGCGCGGGCTCGACTACTACACGCGCACGCTCTTCGAGTTCGTCACGACCAGCGGGGATCTCGGCGCGCAGAGCACGGTCGTCGGCGGGGGCAGGTACGACAACATGATCGAGGGCCTCGGCGGCCCGAGCGTGCCCGCGATCGGCTTCGCGATGGGCATCGAGCGGCTGCTCACGTTGATGCCCGCCGAGGCTCCGCGCGAGCGCCCCGCGATCTACATCGCGCCGCTCTCCGACACGTGCACGAGCCGCGCGCTCGTGCTTGGCCGTGACCTCCGTGCGCGCGGCGTGCGTGTCGAGGTCGACGGCCGCGGCGGCCGCCTCAAGGCGATGCTCCGCCGCGCCGACGCGCTCGGCGCGAAGCTCTGCGTGATCCTCGGCGATGGCGAGCTCGAACGGGGCGTCGCGTCGGTCAAGGACCTCGCGGGTCACAAGCAGGACGAGGTGCCGCTCGCGGACGCGGCGGACGTCCTCGCGGCGCGGGCGCGGGCCGAGGCGTCTCCTCCGCCGGGCGAGGCGCGGTGA
- a CDS encoding SGNH/GDSL hydrolase family protein, with protein sequence MPAFRRVASLGIALASLLVTRAEAQAAPCGRVRFVTVYDSHGLTAFGDRLDAWLLAQKDAELESYTLGGASTEWLLTAKVSRRGYHYHSCDKSPIQARVRLPERKLRAPAIDELLAPPGTYEKQVVLVGLGSNMPGEPSLQVGNVEQTVRRIRSRPNTVCIWIGPPSMRKWSPAFGDKVYAMLHAGIKAAGDDPKATPACHLVDSRKLSAYPDGGDGWHYGFFPAGIAAATKWADGVTGEVEKILRASRPTPAPMAKNEASTRQPPFLTPSP encoded by the coding sequence GTGCCTGCTTTCCGCCGTGTCGCTTCCCTGGGGATCGCGCTCGCTTCGCTCCTCGTGACCCGAGCGGAAGCGCAGGCGGCGCCGTGCGGGCGAGTCCGATTCGTCACAGTCTACGATTCACACGGCCTCACAGCGTTCGGCGACCGGCTCGACGCCTGGCTGCTCGCGCAAAAAGACGCCGAGCTCGAGAGCTACACGCTCGGAGGCGCGTCCACGGAATGGCTCCTCACGGCGAAGGTATCGCGGAGGGGCTACCATTACCATAGCTGCGACAAATCGCCGATCCAGGCGCGGGTCCGGCTGCCGGAGCGCAAGCTGCGCGCGCCGGCGATCGACGAATTGCTCGCGCCGCCCGGTACGTACGAAAAGCAGGTCGTCCTCGTCGGGCTCGGCAGCAACATGCCCGGGGAACCCTCGCTGCAGGTCGGGAACGTCGAGCAAACCGTCCGGCGTATCCGGTCGCGGCCGAATACGGTCTGCATCTGGATCGGCCCGCCCTCGATGCGGAAATGGTCGCCCGCCTTCGGGGACAAGGTCTACGCGATGCTACACGCCGGCATCAAGGCTGCCGGGGACGACCCGAAAGCCACGCCGGCCTGCCACCTCGTCGACAGCCGGAAGCTCTCGGCCTACCCCGACGGCGGCGATGGCTGGCATTACGGTTTTTTCCCGGCCGGCATCGCGGCTGCCACGAAATGGGCGGACGGCGTCACCGGCGAGGTCGAGAAGATTCTCCGCGCCTCGCGCCCCACGCCCGCGCCGATGGCCAAAAACGAGGCAAGCACGCGGCAGCCTCCCTTCTTGACGCCGAGCCCCTGA
- a CDS encoding ATP-binding protein: MPDSDKLVVLNAVLRVAARHPSLLASAAFEDLSRTLAAHLSFASIAVLLPDDEGHQRFYTDTADPNLPGNVRFGARIPFDPSFYQRVYVEVRPYICDDTRLGNEIERSVGEAGYRSYVAAPVRSPDGKRALATFTMTFAEPGAASRAPVDMIEEIGDIFGASIERSLRSARERRLAMILDTSGDAMLAWDRSGRVTDANRAALALTGHAREALIGRSIGSLLDPEPDPAVGLPQPDARLVLVARTPEGEARRLPVAVTITAVEDDPLVACHALLRDLSAWEASEGEVVAHLARIRELEEQHRTLLDNAPLVIFRLDPRTLELVYLNHCAERLLGVPLDEALATPGFLCGVHVDQEGAAAYDEAVLRARAGMRSSPYEARLARRGAHAITARGTIYPLVGKGGEVVAIEGLFMDVSVEHAARTRLIQADRLSTLGTLAAGVAHEINNPAAFILLGIDMMARMLDGPGVELGATVSEQVHHMLGELRDSTRRIVDIVRDLRMFARAPAGTRRIAVDVNRTVESALSLTRGQIIERARIVRDLGDVPSVIIDEGRLGQVLVNLLVNAAQAIPRNAPGEPAVTVTTRSEDPRTVEIEVRDTGVGISPEILDRIWDPFFTTKEPGAGTGLGLSISREIIERSGGRIYVESPVETEEPPRGARFVIVLPAAGRGDSSIPPMPSTPPRSIKSGVRVLVVEDEAPLARALAEEIGRVHEVSVAGGAQGAMEALSAQRFDVILCDLRMPGMSGEAFYEKVAAVKPDVAKRFVFMTGVGFGADVERFLAESGRPVLEKPFSAEDVLAVIQKVVTRHGRALSPAR, from the coding sequence GTGCCCGATTCGGACAAGCTCGTCGTCCTCAACGCCGTGCTCCGCGTGGCGGCTCGTCACCCGAGCCTGCTCGCGTCGGCCGCGTTCGAGGACCTCTCGCGCACGCTCGCGGCGCACCTCTCGTTCGCCTCCATCGCCGTGCTCCTGCCGGACGACGAGGGACACCAGCGCTTCTACACCGACACCGCCGATCCGAACCTGCCCGGCAACGTCCGCTTCGGCGCCCGCATCCCCTTCGATCCGAGCTTCTACCAGCGCGTCTACGTCGAGGTTCGGCCGTACATCTGCGACGACACGCGCCTCGGCAACGAGATCGAGCGTTCGGTCGGCGAGGCTGGCTACCGGTCCTACGTGGCCGCGCCCGTGCGCTCGCCGGATGGGAAGCGCGCGCTCGCCACGTTCACCATGACGTTCGCGGAGCCGGGCGCCGCGAGCCGGGCGCCGGTCGACATGATCGAGGAGATCGGGGACATCTTCGGCGCGAGCATCGAACGTTCGCTTCGGTCCGCGCGGGAGCGCAGGCTCGCGATGATCCTCGACACCTCGGGGGACGCGATGCTCGCGTGGGACCGGAGCGGCCGCGTCACCGACGCGAACCGCGCCGCGCTCGCGCTCACGGGCCACGCGCGCGAGGCGCTCATCGGCCGGAGCATCGGCTCGCTCCTCGATCCCGAGCCCGATCCGGCCGTGGGGTTGCCGCAGCCAGACGCGCGCCTCGTCCTCGTCGCGCGTACGCCCGAAGGCGAGGCGCGCCGGCTGCCCGTGGCCGTGACGATCACGGCCGTGGAGGACGATCCGCTCGTCGCATGCCACGCGCTCCTGCGTGATCTCTCGGCGTGGGAGGCGAGCGAAGGCGAGGTGGTCGCGCACCTCGCGCGCATTCGTGAGCTCGAAGAGCAGCACCGCACGCTGCTCGACAACGCTCCGCTCGTGATCTTCCGGCTCGATCCGAGGACGCTCGAGCTCGTGTACCTGAACCACTGCGCCGAGCGGCTGCTCGGCGTCCCGCTCGACGAGGCGCTCGCCACGCCGGGGTTTTTGTGCGGCGTGCACGTCGATCAGGAAGGCGCCGCCGCCTACGACGAGGCCGTTCTCCGGGCCCGCGCGGGCATGCGCTCCTCGCCGTACGAGGCCCGCCTCGCGCGCCGCGGCGCGCACGCCATCACCGCGCGCGGCACGATCTACCCGCTCGTCGGCAAGGGTGGCGAGGTCGTCGCGATCGAGGGCCTCTTCATGGACGTGAGCGTCGAGCACGCCGCGCGCACGCGCCTCATCCAGGCCGATCGCCTCTCCACGCTCGGCACGCTCGCCGCCGGCGTCGCGCACGAGATCAACAACCCCGCCGCGTTCATCCTGCTCGGCATCGACATGATGGCCCGCATGCTCGACGGCCCCGGCGTCGAGCTCGGCGCGACCGTCTCCGAGCAGGTGCACCACATGCTCGGCGAGCTGCGTGACTCGACGCGTCGCATCGTCGACATCGTCCGCGACCTCCGCATGTTCGCGCGCGCGCCGGCCGGCACCCGCCGCATCGCGGTCGACGTGAACCGCACCGTGGAGAGCGCGCTCTCGCTCACGCGGGGCCAGATCATCGAGCGCGCGCGGATCGTCCGCGACCTCGGCGACGTGCCGTCCGTCATCATCGACGAGGGCCGGCTCGGGCAGGTGCTCGTGAACCTGCTCGTCAACGCGGCCCAGGCGATCCCGCGCAACGCGCCCGGCGAGCCCGCCGTCACGGTCACGACGCGCAGCGAGGATCCACGCACGGTGGAGATCGAGGTGCGCGACACGGGCGTCGGGATCTCGCCGGAGATCCTCGATCGGATATGGGATCCCTTCTTCACCACGAAGGAGCCCGGCGCGGGCACGGGTCTCGGCCTCTCGATCAGCCGCGAGATCATCGAGCGCAGCGGCGGCCGCATCTACGTCGAGAGTCCCGTCGAGACCGAAGAGCCGCCGCGCGGCGCGCGCTTCGTGATCGTCTTGCCCGCCGCAGGCCGGGGCGACTCGTCGATCCCGCCGATGCCCTCGACGCCGCCGCGCTCGATCAAGAGCGGCGTGCGTGTGCTCGTGGTCGAGGACGAGGCGCCGCTCGCGCGTGCCCTCGCCGAGGAGATCGGCCGGGTGCACGAGGTCTCCGTGGCGGGCGGGGCGCAGGGCGCGATGGAAGCCCTCTCGGCGCAGCGGTTCGACGTGATCCTCTGCGATCTCCGGATGCCGGGGATGAGCGGCGAGGCGTTTTACGAGAAGGTCGCCGCGGTCAAACCCGACGTCGCGAAGCGATTCGTGTTCATGACGGGCGTCGGCTTCGGCGCCGACGTGGAGCGGTTCCTCGCGGAATCGGGGCGGCCGGTGCTCGAAAAGCCGTTCTCCGCGGAGGATGTGCTCGCGGTGATCCAGAAGGTCGTCACGAGGCACGGGCGGGCGCTCTCGCCGGCGCGGTAA
- a CDS encoding STAS domain-containing protein, whose translation MVIGASDPDFMPKEQAEVFWHFDDVVFRSGQSNENEELATSSDGVTRTIWTRKFPLRNVGGEVVGLCGIVTDITTMKERLQRAERLEAENREQRAIIEAQTSMLDRMSMPVLQVGPGVLLLPLVGEISDRRAERALQTLLGAIHARGAEIVILDVTGVPTFDTAVAGHLVRAVQAADLLGCQSVLVGIGPEIARTLVELQVDFGRVTTRSTLEDGIGFAMKRRVRRRGPQAGRA comes from the coding sequence GTGGTGATCGGCGCGAGTGATCCCGACTTCATGCCGAAGGAGCAGGCCGAGGTCTTCTGGCACTTCGACGACGTCGTGTTCCGCAGCGGTCAGTCGAACGAGAACGAGGAGCTGGCCACGAGTTCGGACGGCGTGACGCGCACCATCTGGACGCGCAAGTTCCCGCTGCGGAACGTCGGCGGTGAGGTGGTGGGTCTTTGCGGCATCGTCACCGACATCACGACGATGAAGGAGCGCCTGCAGCGGGCCGAGCGGCTCGAAGCGGAGAACCGCGAGCAACGCGCGATCATCGAGGCGCAGACCTCGATGCTCGATCGGATGAGCATGCCGGTGCTCCAGGTCGGGCCGGGCGTGCTTCTTCTGCCGCTCGTCGGCGAGATCAGCGATCGGCGGGCCGAACGCGCGTTGCAGACGTTGCTCGGCGCGATTCACGCGCGCGGCGCCGAGATCGTGATCCTCGACGTGACGGGTGTCCCGACGTTCGATACGGCCGTCGCGGGGCACCTCGTGCGCGCGGTGCAAGCGGCCGATCTGCTCGGCTGCCAGAGCGTGCTCGTGGGCATCGGCCCGGAGATCGCGCGGACGCTCGTGGAGCTCCAGGTGGATTTCGGGCGCGTCACGACACGGTCCACCCTGGAGGACGGGATCGGGTTTGCGATGAAGCGACGCGTCCGGCGAAGAGGGCCACAGGCCGGACGCGCGTGA
- the ruvX gene encoding Holliday junction resolvase RuvX: MPSNPRNPPRVCALDLGKARVGVAIADELGLLAHPRPPLDGRDKKALIRALGELAREEGVGLFLVGLPLDMSGAHGPMATRAADLAQEISQATGVPVELFDERWTTVEAARKLRESGTSGKRQKGVIDGMAAAVMLQAYLDRAQGLGSADALVMPPPPPPRGRGGRR, translated from the coding sequence GTGCCCTCGAACCCCCGAAACCCCCCGCGCGTCTGCGCGCTCGACCTGGGCAAGGCCCGGGTGGGCGTGGCGATCGCCGACGAGCTCGGGCTGCTCGCGCACCCCCGGCCCCCACTCGACGGGCGCGACAAAAAGGCGCTGATTCGCGCCCTTGGCGAGCTCGCCCGTGAGGAAGGGGTGGGCCTCTTCCTGGTCGGCCTGCCGCTCGACATGTCCGGCGCGCACGGTCCCATGGCCACGCGCGCCGCGGACCTCGCTCAGGAGATCAGCCAGGCCACAGGCGTGCCCGTGGAGCTCTTCGACGAGCGCTGGACGACCGTGGAGGCGGCCCGGAAGCTCCGGGAGAGCGGGACCTCGGGCAAGCGGCAAAAGGGCGTCATCGACGGCATGGCCGCCGCCGTGATGCTCCAGGCCTACCTCGATCGCGCCCAGGGCCTCGGCAGCGCCGACGCGCTCGTCATGCCACCACCCCCGCCGCCGCGTGGGCGGGGCGGGCGGCGTTAA
- a CDS encoding serine/threonine-protein kinase, whose translation MLKPGMRVAARFELDDHTIAGGMATIYRARDLETGAVVAVKVLGGRNVREMERFSAEAVLLAELRHPGIVRYVSHGSLPAGELFLVMEWLEGEDLSDRLARSRLPLDEAIRLARRVADALGAAHARGIVHRDVKPSNVFLPRGDVDEAKLLDFGIARLGYGRTLATRTGTLLGTPGYMAPEQAQGRKDVDARADVFSLGAMLFECLTGRPAFASEQLMATLSRILFEEPPRVRTIRSETPAALDLLVTSMLCKDPAGRPRDGSMIVAALDALGPLPGGPSSSELVHSSVVSRPAITVREQQLLCVVLATSTFSKTIADGDSPETDVTLTPGMMAEAILRRSLPSLGGDAVSGTAGTLDDLNGAAAAYGGKLEQLVDGSLLAVFTGAAAAIDLAARAARAAISLRELLPGVPIAVATGRGLVAQQLPVGEAAESAARTLSAARREGVHMEGRVFVDEVTAGLLDARFDVREEGHTRVLEAVRDRADAARTLLGKPSPCVGREREIGTLVAIMEESIAEPIARVSLVTGPAGVGKSRVATEVLRRLDAAGHDLEVWVARGDPMAAGSTFNMLAQIIRAAAGIEVGALASVQEEKLLARVSSCVAADDVVRVTVFLGEILGLRLPAERSHLLAAARADAMLMGDQMRRAFEDWLFAECTKKPVLLLLDDLHFGDLSTVRLIDAALRHAREKPLCVLALARTEISRVFPRLWEERGMQEVRLGELGRRASEQLCKVWLGNSVTPDLTARIIERAAGNPFYLEEIVRAVASGRGDALPGTVLAMVQARLEELEAVERRMLRAASVFGDVFWPAGVAALVGGEKKEATVRDALGTLVERELVVRRTSRRFLDQEDHAFRNALVREAAYATLTDADRMLGHRLAAAWLESVGETEAMVLAQHHERGGDLIRAASWYGRAAETALEGSDFEAVIERSERAITCGAQGEELGRLRLRQAEAYRWQGKFAEAEERGLEAIQILPAGSDPWLFAVGEMASVFGKLGSVERVEVLGDALLTVACMQEAPASDGHIAALSRTSTAALLLGKNELAESLFKELERLGGASEKPLAVGWRERARAFRAPFVGETGASARYFALSAEGFEKAGDVRNACLQRANYGASCLEVGDWIGAEKALVPAIVDAERMGAKHIVSSAQRDLGYALARMGRLDEAKTLEEQAVAEFSAHGDRRLEGVGRDELATIHLMRGDLAEAEAEARRAVDRLVVAPPYLCHGHATLARVLLAVGNVDEALVNARASRKLLTEVGALEEGEGLVRLILARALHAAGEVEEARAVLAEALQEIDRRTTTVTDPDARQTFAAIPEHVETREIARTWGITG comes from the coding sequence ATGTTGAAGCCAGGAATGCGGGTCGCCGCGCGCTTCGAGCTCGACGATCACACGATCGCGGGCGGGATGGCCACGATCTACCGCGCGCGTGATCTGGAGACGGGCGCCGTGGTCGCGGTCAAGGTCCTCGGCGGACGCAACGTACGCGAGATGGAGCGCTTCTCGGCCGAAGCCGTCTTGCTCGCCGAGCTCCGGCACCCCGGCATCGTCCGGTACGTCTCTCACGGCTCGCTGCCCGCAGGCGAGCTCTTCCTCGTCATGGAGTGGCTCGAAGGCGAGGACCTCTCCGATCGCCTCGCGCGCAGCCGCTTGCCGCTCGACGAGGCGATCCGGCTCGCGCGGCGCGTGGCGGACGCGCTCGGCGCAGCCCACGCACGCGGCATCGTTCATCGCGACGTGAAGCCGAGCAACGTGTTCCTGCCGCGCGGCGACGTGGACGAGGCGAAGCTGCTCGACTTCGGCATCGCGCGGCTCGGGTACGGCCGGACGCTCGCGACACGCACGGGCACGTTGCTCGGGACGCCCGGGTACATGGCCCCCGAGCAGGCGCAAGGGCGCAAGGACGTCGACGCGCGCGCGGACGTGTTTTCCCTCGGCGCGATGCTCTTCGAGTGCCTGACGGGGCGGCCCGCGTTTGCGTCGGAGCAGCTCATGGCCACGCTCTCGCGCATCCTGTTCGAGGAGCCGCCGCGCGTGCGCACGATCCGCAGCGAGACGCCGGCCGCGCTCGATCTCCTGGTCACGTCGATGCTCTGCAAGGATCCCGCGGGCAGGCCGCGCGACGGATCGATGATCGTGGCCGCGCTCGACGCGCTCGGGCCGCTGCCCGGAGGGCCATCGAGCAGCGAGCTCGTGCACTCGTCCGTGGTGAGCAGGCCGGCGATCACCGTGCGTGAGCAGCAGCTCCTCTGCGTGGTGCTCGCGACGAGCACGTTTTCGAAGACGATCGCGGACGGCGACTCCCCCGAGACGGACGTGACGCTCACGCCGGGGATGATGGCCGAGGCCATCCTCCGCCGCAGCCTGCCGAGCCTGGGCGGCGACGCGGTGAGCGGCACCGCGGGCACGCTCGACGATCTGAACGGCGCCGCGGCGGCGTACGGCGGCAAGCTCGAGCAGCTCGTCGACGGCTCGCTGCTCGCGGTGTTCACGGGCGCCGCGGCCGCGATCGATCTCGCGGCGAGGGCCGCGCGGGCGGCGATCTCGCTCCGCGAGCTCTTGCCGGGCGTGCCGATCGCGGTGGCGACGGGGCGTGGCCTCGTGGCCCAGCAGCTCCCGGTCGGCGAGGCCGCGGAGTCGGCTGCGCGTACGCTCTCGGCGGCGCGCCGCGAGGGCGTGCACATGGAGGGGCGCGTGTTCGTCGACGAGGTGACAGCGGGCCTGCTCGACGCGCGCTTCGACGTGCGGGAAGAGGGGCACACGCGGGTGCTCGAAGCCGTGCGGGATCGGGCCGACGCGGCGCGCACGTTGCTCGGCAAGCCGAGCCCGTGCGTCGGGCGCGAGCGCGAGATCGGCACGCTCGTCGCGATCATGGAGGAGAGCATCGCGGAGCCGATCGCGCGCGTCTCGCTGGTGACGGGGCCCGCGGGTGTCGGCAAATCGCGCGTCGCGACGGAGGTGCTCCGCAGGCTCGACGCGGCGGGGCACGACCTCGAAGTGTGGGTCGCGCGCGGCGATCCGATGGCCGCGGGCTCCACGTTCAACATGCTCGCGCAGATCATCCGCGCCGCCGCGGGCATCGAGGTCGGCGCGCTCGCGTCCGTGCAGGAGGAAAAACTCCTCGCGCGTGTCTCGTCGTGCGTCGCGGCCGACGACGTCGTGCGCGTGACCGTCTTCCTCGGCGAGATCCTCGGCCTGCGTTTGCCGGCGGAGCGCAGTCACCTGCTCGCCGCGGCCCGCGCGGACGCGATGCTGATGGGTGATCAGATGCGCCGCGCGTTCGAGGACTGGCTCTTCGCCGAGTGCACGAAGAAGCCCGTGCTGCTCCTGCTCGACGATCTGCATTTCGGCGATCTGTCGACGGTGCGTCTCATCGACGCGGCGCTGCGCCACGCGCGGGAGAAGCCGCTCTGCGTGCTCGCGCTCGCGCGCACCGAGATCTCGCGCGTCTTCCCGCGCCTGTGGGAGGAGCGCGGCATGCAGGAGGTTCGCCTCGGCGAGCTCGGGCGGCGGGCGAGCGAGCAGCTCTGCAAGGTTTGGCTCGGGAACTCGGTCACGCCGGATCTCACAGCGCGCATCATCGAGCGCGCGGCGGGCAATCCGTTTTACCTCGAAGAGATCGTGCGCGCGGTTGCCTCGGGCCGCGGCGACGCGCTGCCGGGCACGGTGCTCGCGATGGTGCAAGCGCGCCTCGAAGAGCTCGAGGCCGTCGAGCGTCGCATGCTCCGCGCCGCGAGCGTGTTCGGCGACGTCTTCTGGCCCGCGGGCGTGGCCGCGCTCGTCGGCGGCGAGAAAAAAGAGGCGACCGTGCGTGATGCGCTCGGCACGCTCGTCGAGCGCGAGCTCGTCGTGCGCCGCACTTCGCGCAGGTTCCTCGATCAGGAGGATCACGCGTTCCGCAACGCGCTCGTGCGCGAGGCGGCGTACGCGACGCTGACGGACGCCGATCGCATGCTCGGCCATCGTCTCGCGGCCGCGTGGCTCGAATCGGTGGGCGAGACCGAGGCGATGGTGCTCGCGCAGCACCACGAGCGCGGCGGGGATCTGATCCGCGCGGCCTCGTGGTACGGGCGCGCGGCGGAGACGGCGCTCGAAGGCAGCGACTTCGAGGCCGTGATCGAGCGGAGCGAGCGAGCGATCACCTGCGGCGCGCAGGGCGAAGAGCTCGGTCGCCTCCGGCTGCGCCAGGCCGAGGCGTACCGCTGGCAAGGCAAGTTCGCCGAGGCCGAAGAGCGCGGCCTCGAAGCGATCCAGATCCTGCCCGCGGGCAGCGATCCGTGGCTCTTTGCGGTCGGCGAGATGGCGAGCGTGTTCGGCAAGCTCGGCAGCGTCGAGCGCGTCGAGGTCCTCGGCGACGCGCTGCTCACGGTCGCGTGCATGCAGGAGGCGCCCGCGAGCGACGGGCACATCGCCGCGCTCTCGCGCACGTCGACGGCGGCGCTCTTGCTCGGAAAAAACGAGCTCGCGGAGTCGCTGTTCAAGGAGCTCGAGCGGCTCGGGGGCGCGTCGGAGAAGCCGCTGGCCGTCGGCTGGCGCGAGCGGGCGCGTGCGTTCCGCGCGCCGTTCGTGGGCGAGACGGGCGCGTCGGCGCGGTACTTCGCGCTCTCGGCCGAGGGCTTCGAGAAGGCCGGCGACGTGCGCAACGCGTGCCTCCAGCGCGCGAACTACGGCGCGTCGTGTCTCGAAGTCGGCGACTGGATCGGCGCGGAGAAGGCGCTCGTGCCGGCGATCGTGGACGCCGAGCGCATGGGCGCGAAGCACATCGTTTCGTCGGCGCAGCGCGACCTCGGGTACGCGCTCGCGCGGATGGGCCGGCTCGACGAGGCCAAGACGCTCGAAGAGCAGGCCGTCGCGGAGTTCTCGGCGCACGGCGATCGTCGGCTCGAAGGCGTGGGGCGCGACGAGCTCGCGACGATCCACCTGATGCGGGGCGACCTCGCGGAGGCGGAGGCCGAGGCGCGGCGCGCGGTGGATCGGCTCGTGGTGGCGCCGCCGTACCTCTGCCACGGACACGCGACGCTCGCGCGGGTGCTGCTCGCGGTGGGCAACGTGGACGAGGCGCTCGTGAACGCGCGCGCGTCGCGCAAGCTCCTCACGGAGGTGGGCGCGCTCGAAGAGGGCGAGGGGCTCGTGCGGCTGATTCTCGCGCGCGCGCTCCACGCGGCGGGCGAGGTCGAGGAGGCGCGCGCCGTCCTCGCGGAGGCGCTGCAAGAGATCGATCGGCGCACGACGACGGTCACGGATCCGGACGCGCGACAAACGTTCGCCGCGATCCCCGAGCACGTGGAGACACGCGAGATCGCGCGGACCTGGGGGATCACGGGCTGA